GGTGGTGTCCTGTGTGCCGTGTTGCGTGACGCTGGTGTCCTGTGTGGCGTGTTGCGTGACGCTGGTGTCCTGTGTCCCTCAGGGCGGTGGGAGTGTCCCTGGCACCAGTGCGACGAGTGCGGCAAAGAGGCGGCCTCGTTCTGCGAGATGTGCCCCAGCTCGTACTGCAAGGAGCACCGCGACGGCATGCTGTTCATCTCCAAGCTGGACGGCAAGCTGTCCTGCAGCGAGCACGACCCCTGTGGCCCGGACCCGCTGGAGCCCGGGGAGATCCGCGAGTACACCGCCCCGGTGGCCCCCGCCGCCATGGGCCCGTCTCCCTTCCCTAAAGCGGGGGCTCctccggggcccggggccaccGCCGACGCCAACGCCGCCGCTCCCCAGCCCGCCGTGGGATCGGCCGTGGGATCGGCCGCCGGATTGGCCGTCGCGGCCTCGGCCAAgccgctcccccctccccgtctctaCATCAACACCAAGACGGCCACCTCCAGCTTCCTGCCCACTGGCCGCGCCTACGGGTCGGACGGCTCCGAGGGGCCCGTCTCGTCCCCCGAGGGCTCGTCCAAGGTCccgggcgaggaggaggaggaggaggtggaggacgaggaggtggaggacgaggaggacgaggaggtggaggacgaggaggaggaggaggaggtggaggacggggaggtggaggacggggaggtggacgaggacgaggaggacgaggaagggggcggcggtgaggaggaggacgatgaggatgatgaggaggatgaggaagatgaggatgatgatgatgatgatgacgcgATGGAGAttgtggaggacgaggaggacaatAATCCACAGTATGGTgggaaagaggtggaggaggatgaggatgaagatgggGAGGTATACAACTCATGGGGTGATTATGTGGAGGGTGAGGAAGACGACGGTGAAGTGGAGGGCAGTGATATGGGCGAATTGGGGAGGGTTGAGGATGAGTGACAGTTGCCgagcccatccatccatccattcatccgtccatccatccatccacccacagaTCTCTTCCTTTGACTGAAGTTGACCAAGCATTCCTAAGAAATGACATCAGCCACGACGCGCCGTAGACATTTTATTTTGGAGGAGGGACAAGGATGGGGGTAGGGACGATGGCTGAGAGACTTTATCCACTTGGTACTGAAGTTGAATGCAACACTGCCTTCATGTGGGGGTGCTGCGCAGCCTTCCGGCCCCCCTGGGTCGGAGACTCCGGGGGGTGTACTGGTGCTATAGCCCGAGGACTCGCCCCATCGGCCCGTTTATACTAACTGTTGATATGCTTATTTCTGTCTGGTGCTgtcatgttgtttgtttttttttctcaaaaagttgtttacatttttttgttgccttttttttttatgttcggagtacaaaaaaaattatgaGAAAACCTCAACTTGTCACTTACTGTCATCACATGGCCATCCTATCATGTAGTTTTTGACTTGTCGTTTTGAGTACAAGCGTTGTCAGAATCATGTTTTTCATCGTTCAATGTTAAAACTGAGAGGTAACAACTGCTTGGTTCATACAAGGATGGGTGAGAATAAACCATTTAAATACAAATTTAAtgtaaaatgttgtttttccaGGAGGAGTCAACAAACCAGTACGTTTGGAACAGCTCAGGCAGGCCAGTGATTGCTGCAGGACACAGTGCTTAACGATGACACTATAGCTAACGATGCAGACATTGTCGTGTTGCTATGGGAACGATTTCAGAGGGAACGGTTTTTGAAACAGGAACCTTGATCTCTGTTCAACACTAATTACCGGGCGTTTGGTTCGGAGCACTGTTGAAATACAATTCTTACAGATTCAGAAATCAGCAGTTCCATCATAAGCAGTCTCATCATAAGTAAGTgtcattgttttttaaataaccCAAATTTCCCTGGATCCGATTTATCTCACATGGCGGTCAGTTTTCTATATCTACTTTACAGATATCCTTGTACTTAAATTCAACAATTTGAACGATTTGAAATCTGTGATATGGTGCTGGAATCCCTTTGCCACATAATCCAAGAAACTGCAGCCAAATATAGATTGGCCAAAGCAAGCACTGGGCGACGGGATAGCGAAGAGTGGATTATTGTACTTCTGTCCAGGCAGCTGCTCCATCACGTTGTTGACTTGTGTTTTCCAAGCTGAGCGTCTTTCAGATATTTTGTCGTGCTTTAAGTTGTATTTGGTCATGTCTGCTTTGGTTTTGTTCTCAATCCATTTGAGTATAAAGTATTATTTATTTCTGATGGGAAAGTCATGGTTAgtttacctttttcttttttttttggctgtGGTGGCCATGTAGatgataatctgtgtttttcgGTTATCTACTCGGACACAAACTTTTGTCTCCAACAAAAACGGTTTTAGAAAGGTATTAAATATGGTCAAGGGATTTCAAACCAATGTCAAAGCAGTGGAAATGGGATTTGAAtgtcattgtaaaaaaaaaaaaaaaaaaaaggatcaaACCTATAAAGTAATTGAGTGTTGGGTAAAATCAAAAGAATGTACTGCATTTGCAGGTTTTTGGGGGAAATATTTCCATGAAGCACTTCTAGTTTACACTGCATATTTATCAGTTGGTCACCACACTTAATAGACATGCAggtaatgtaggcctaccattTTGTTACTGAGTTTTGTACTTCTCAATAGTCTTTTACATTGTCATGTATAATATTTGTAAGCACAATACCAACTGAGTTTCATCCATTGTTGACTCCTTTCCTCATTGGGTAAATCTTGCAAAGAAATGTTTTAATCAAACTGTACTGTGCTCAAGAATAATCTATGTGTTAGTAAAGTTTTACGACAGTAGCATTTTAATCAAATTCTATGTTACCCCTTTCTGGCTTATTTAATTAACCCAATCCAATGAACAATACATAAGTCAGATAGCATATACACCATCAATATCAGATCTAGAAGATTAAAATGGCCAACAGCAGTTCCTCCGAGTAGGGTCCAGCTGCAACCCCGGAGAACAACACCTTGGCGTGACAACAACCCATGCGCGACGGAAGTACTCTGGTGTGACGgaagtgatttattttttaaacaccagAGTACTTCCGTCGCGCGTGGGTTGTTGTCACCTATGGTTGTCACGCCCATGgtcacgccagggtgttgttTGTTCTCCGAGGCTGCAGCTGGATATGGGAGTCTCCGGCCTGTTCAGCAGAGGGCGCAATTACCACCAggtgtccagtagggggcgcccTCACAACCACGAATTTGCGTTCCCACGAAGAAGTTCTCTGGTGACGAAATACAAAACGTAAAATGGCGACGACTGCTCCGTCTGCGTAATCAAAACATCAGCTAGCATCAGAAATTAAATAACCCCCTTCAACTAACCCAAACCAGTGTTTTTTGGAATCCCGAAAAGGTAAACTATAATTGTATACAGATTGTGCAATCATTAAAAGCGGGTTATCTTAATTGAAGAACATAAAGCCATCAAAAGCATGCAAGAAGTCGCCATCGTGTTAGCACCACCAGTTAGCCAATGCACGTCTTGCACGACTAAATGTCCAATATACAAAAAAGAATCGTGATACGTTTTGCTTTTATAGGATGATTAAACTCTAAAGGATATACTGTAACGATAACGACCACATTCTGTTTTTAAAACCAACCCAGACCCGCAGTCATGACGGAAGAAGGGCCCTCGCAGGCCGGGCAGGACGCGATGTTGGGGCTGGACGAACCCAAGAAGATGACCCGCGAGGactggaggaagaagaaggagctggaggagcagaggaagctGGGAAACGCCCCGGCCGAGGTGGACGAGGAGGGAAAGTAAGCAGGTCGACGTGGGCAAGTAGGGGTGCCAATGCCTTCCATGGTGTGCCGCATTCATGAGAATATAAGTGTGGACATTGAGGTAAGAATGGGGGGGGTCACACATTGTGACCCCCCCATTCTTACCTCCATGTCCAtgtagatagacagatagatagatagatagatagatagatagatagatagatagatagatagtaggaatgggcacgagtagtaaattccaaactcgagtgatcgaatgAATTCCttgaggatcaatcgagtactcgtttaaaaaaatctatttttagaatttatttattttagaacgcatctgcagcaggaattggcctaatgatgaacggcaatattaccaaccaaacatgtaatgcttattctcaatcaaaacagtcaagagttatcagagtattcattatttattttggcaaacggtcaaaacacattttccttgtaAAAAGGCAAATGCCTTCCATGGTGAGCCCCATTCATGAGAATATAAGCCTGATCTGATTGTATTTAATGGCGATAAACTCACCATTAGATGAATATGGACATGGATGTCGTTTGACCGGGTGAGGGCTATTAGCTTCCCTAGTCGTTACTGTTGTGTTGACCCGACCGGTTCTCCCTTCCAGAGACATCAACCCTCACATCCCCCAGTACATTTCGTCGGTGCCGTGGTACATCGACCCGTCCAAGAGACCCACGCTTAAGCATCAGAGAccccaggaagaggaagaagattATGTTTCCTCCATCGGACAGTGGTACAAGCGGGGGGTGGACGAGGTCAGTTGTTGTCATGAGATGGTGACCAGATCACAATGGAGCAGATATTGTGTATGGTCCTGTTTATAAACTAAGAGCTTCATGTTTAATTCTGTCACCAGAAACCAATTTCCACAAAGTTCCGCAAGGGTTCGTGTGAAAACTGCGGTGCGGTGACACACAAGAAGAAGGACTGCTTGGAGGTAAACATCTGCGTTCTCAACAAAAGCATCTAGAAACCTGACCTCCTGTCAACATACAGGGGAGCTTCGATGTGTTCATAGAGGCACATATGAAACAAGAATGAGGGCTTCATTTGTGCTTAATTTTTACCTACCAGCGGCCCAGAAAAGTGGGAGCCAAGTTCACGGGTTCGGGTATGGCTCCGGATGAGCACTCTCAGCTGAACCTGGCCCTGGACTACGATGGGAAGAGGGATCGCTGGAACGGGTACGACCCCGAGGACCACCATCGCATCGTAGAGGAGTACTCCAAAGTGGACCAGGTGAGCTTCACCTGCAGCCTCGGGCCCTATCCCACCGTTCAACCTGTCGAGCAACACACCATCCCCGACGAGGAATCGTCTGCAAGATTAGAAATATTCGGGGAAAATATAGACAGAAACTTTACTAATGGCCTGATCTGTACATAGAGCTTAAATTGATCATCTGTAATCTTCCTCCTTGATGCTTCTCCCAGGCCAAGAGAACCTTGAAGGCCCAGAAGCTTCAGGATGAGCTGGCTTCAGGAAAACTGGATCAGGTAAGTCTGGACTCAAACCAGCGGTCAACCAAAAACACTATTGGAAACGTATCAGCATGAAGGGCGTAACCAGTTTAAGCTCCCTTAAGCCAAATTTAATTCAGACAAATCTTAGCCatcatatataatgtataaGGCTGGGTACaaatatcgattcatcaatgcactgcaatttatttgttctcgattcaatttcgacagttttttttaaatcgatttatttccattaaaaaaagaaaggaagaaaaaaaagcatagtctgtcattgtaatctagaagcgagtatgTCTAAATGTATATGcctttttacatttgtccatgttatgattattacttttatgctgcaggtttagctcaggaacaatactatacaacggtgtattccctttttgctagttaaagcacaatgaagttgttaattcattttaaaatggttaattccaaaaaatattcaggtatttttgtcatctgcacgaggtgcacgtattattgaatcgatattgaagcaattggatcaatatcgaatcgataaaatcgaatCAAGTCCTAAAGaatcaaattgaattgaattgtgaggtacctggcaatacccagccctaataatgtatttgttttcaaGTGGAACCTGGGTCCAATAACCCTTGCTTGTCTGACCACTGATCCTTCGAGATGCTTGAGGACCTTTCTAGCTGAATGTGGTCCTCCAGGTTAAGTGGAGTCGCTCCCTCGTTACATTCTGGTCTCTCCCGCACAGGAGCGGGAACACGACagcgaggatgaggatgaggacaaaTACGCAGACGATATCGACATGCCTGGGCAGAACTTCGACTCCAAGAGGCGTATCACCGTGAGGAATCTGCGTATCCGAGAAGACATCGCCAAGGTAAGAGTGTATTTCAGTCTGTCCAGTGGGGTTCATCTCTGGTCTCGTCTCTCAAGGGGCCAGTGAGAAGGTGAAGCCTTCCCTTTTCACTGTCTCTCATAACAAATAAactattgttattatatatatatattatattattatgattattggAATTGTGCTTCCGCCACAGTAGGGGGCAGTATGGCATTGAATCTCAGGACAGAGGGCACAGGGGTGTACACAGCagatttttatgtttttgtttatttatctttGAACTGTTTTTGGAGTAAATAAAACTTTTGCCAATTGGAATTGCCCCTCGTTTTTATCCACGTTTTTCGTCTGCCCCTCACAGGGCCTTCACCTAATCCACTCCTTAATCTGTAGCCAATAATATATGGACTTCCCTTACAGGTGTCAGTGATGTAAATTGTGCTCTATTGAATTCTCTCTAGTACTTGAGGAATCTGGATCCCAACTCGGCCTACTACGACCCCAAGACTCGAGCTATGAGGGAGAATCCGTACTACAACACCGGCATGAACCCAGACGAGTGAGTCACCGACtgcctgactgactgactgactgcctgACTGACTGTCCATCAGGTCTCTTCTGCTCGGTGTGGTATTGTCTGTCGACCGTACCTCCAATGCTTTCCTCTTTGATTTCCCGCAGGGTGGGATTCGCCGGCGACAACTTTGTGCGCTACTCCGGGGACACCATAACCATGGCCCAGACTCAGTGTAAGTTACCAAACACCTAAGTCTCTAACCAGTAGTAACTAGTTAACCCCAGCCCtgcagtgtgtgcgtggtaCCCCTGGTTAACGGCCTGGCCGTGCGCTGTGTTCCAGTGTTCGCCTGGGAGGCCTATGAGAAGGGGTCGGAGGTGCACCTGCAGGCAGACCCCACCAAGCTGGAGCTGCTGCACCAGTCCTTCAAAGTCAAGAAGGAGGACTTCAAGGAGAAGCAGAAGGACACCATCCTGGAGAGGGTGGGGcagcttctctttcttctccccctccccgttgACTCTTTGACGACGCGCCTTATTCTTACACCTTCTAACAGCTTTGTGGCTTTTAAGCTCCATGCTTAAAGAGGCAATATGCAAGACTCTGGATATCAAGCTAGCTCCAGCCCACATTAAAGGTTGTGGGCTGACGGATCACATTCATTTTTCCTCatgatccgctagctgcccgccccatCAGCAGGTCCCATCTCTGTAGGCAGGTTAATGTGGACTGGAGCTAGCGATATCAAGCTAGCTCCAGTCCACATTAAGAACTATTTGTTTATCTGACCCCCGCCCAACTTAAAAACATATTCCGTTACCGCAATCAAGCCTTAAAGTTAGCCCCGTAATGCTAGCCCTGTCTACATGCCCAGAATGTGTTCTGGAGCACACAACAGTTCCCCCGTGCTCatctgggcgtgtgtgtgacagtacGGCGGCGAGGAGCACCTGGACGCCCCCCCCCgggagctgctgctggcccaGACGGAGGACTACGTGGAGTACTCCCGCCACGGCGCGGTCATCAAGGGCCTGGACAAGGCCATCGCCCGCTCCAAATACGAGGAGGACGTGACCATCAACAACCACGCCGTAAGCACCGCGCCACAGACCCAGCGGCAGGGCACGCATCATGTTCACGACATGTTCTGATCTGCTTTTATTGAACTGTTTCTCCGCCCCAGTTCATCTGGGGGTCCTACTGGAGGGACGGCTACTGGGGGTTCAAATGCTGCCACTCCATGGTCAAGCAGAGTTACTGCACGGGGGCCGCAGGCATCCACACAGCCGTAAGTGGATTCCCTCTTTACCGTCTGGTTCACTCTTTACCGTCTGGttcatgtatgtgtatatatatatcaccgTAGTCCCTCAGAACCAATGAGGGACTAGTTTATTGAGAATAATTTAGTACAAAACAAATGATAAATTAGAACAACTTTTCTGTGCTTCCGGCTTAATAAGTACTACACCACTGTTCCTAATGTATGTCGTTTAGTTTGGAGTCAGATACGGTCAGAAGCAACACCGTTTTTCGACCGTAGATTTGGACATCGTCATTTAGTGTCTAGTATACTCTTAAGCAGAAAGTTATCTGCCACATTTCCCCTGCACCGACCAGTGGCACAGGGCGAAGGGGGAAGGAAAGGAGGGCCACTCCTACCTTTGGTGGCGTCATCACGATGTAACCGTGTGTTTGTCCTGCTGCAGAGCACATCGGCCTGCGTTCCGTTTGACGACGGTCTtcaggaggacgaagaggaggaacaGCCCAAGACCCTTCTGGAGGTAAGCGCCCTCAGAGCCGAGCTGGGGGGGCTCCACAGGTCCCCTCCCCGGGGCTTCACACAGCCCTGCAGCCCCGGATCACAACCATGTTTATTCTCCAACCCGATAGGACGCCCGGTTCACTTCACATCAGGATCACTCAGACCACAGCGCTCATTGTTAAGAAAATATCTGTGTTTAGATTATCAGCTGATATACCGATCATCTTTTATTTCCTAATATCGCTCTGGGCCCCTAAAGTCCAGCATCGGTCTGGCCCTAGTTTGTCTTTATGCTGTCTGTCATTGAACCGATGGCTTTATAGCTGGTAGTCAGGGTGCTGTCCATTTAACCATTTATTGGAGACATAACTTCGTACTTTTAGAACTTTtaattaaataactttcaattgGAAAACGTGATGTAATATCGTTCTCCCAAGGACGACCTGTTTCAAGCCAAAGTGACTTCTTTTCGCAGATGCACCaggagaagatgaaggagaagaagaagaaaaagaagaacaagaagaacaagaagcacGGCTCTGACAGCGAATCAGACGATGAGgcgaagaagaaagagaagctgATTAaggtagtgcgtgtgtgtgtgtgtgtgtgtgtgtgtggatgatgtggtgtgtgtggttgtctggatgatgtggtgtgtgttggtgtgtggatgATGTGGTCGGTGTAGGTGGATgggggtgtggttgtgtgtgtgtggttgtgtggttgatgtggtgggtgtgggtggatgggggtgtggttgtggttgtgggcgcgcagtggtgtgtgtgtcagggttgcATGATTATGGCAAAAATTATAATTGCGATTATTTTTCCTGATATTTCTATTCATCATTTTGATAAACATATCAATTAGACATTCTTTGGCAACAAATgtatctataaaaaaacaatgatTAAGCAATATAAGTTTGCAATTCGGTTTCAACAGGCTTACAAATctgatttattcatgttttcatCATTTATCTTTTAAATGACGGGCCATAACCCTATatggaagaagaagatgaggatgatcACCTATCTGAGTGCATCAACCACTTGGCCCTcgtcctgtcccctctcctaaCCTCCTCCTTGGCCCTCCACTTGTCCCCTCTCCTAACCTCCACGTCTCATAggccctgtcccctctcctaACCTCCTTGGCCCTCCCCTTGTCCCCTCTCCTAACCTCCTCGTCTCCTAGGCCCTCgccctgtcccctctcctaacctgctccttgtctccttgtctcctagGCCCTGGATGCGGAGTGCCAGAGGCTGAAGCGCGTGGACGAGATCATGCTGCTGGACGAGAGGAAGCGGCCGTACAGCAGCCTGCACGAGGTCAAGCAGCCAaccgaggaggagatggaggcctTCCGCATGAAGCGGGGCCGCGAGGACGACCCCATGTTCGCCTTCCTGCACCCCCCCTCCTGAGCCTCCTCCGCAGGGCCTCAGGGTACCGGCCCCCGGGGGGAGGTCCCCCGGTCTGTAGGGTCCGTCGACGGGGCAGCAGCCGCCTAACTCACAGGACCCACCGCAAACTCAAACCACACAGTGTAGGGGCTTCTTAAAATGATGTTTGTTTATGCTTTTATGGCCGAATGAGGACGGTTGTTGTTGTAGGGCTTTTTTGTTTAGGAGTCATTATTCCACGGTAAATGGGGAATTACCATTTGTGCGCTTTGTAAATATCAACTACATATTCATTAAAGGCCATCATTCAAATTTTGTGATACTGAAATAAATTTGTTTGTAAAATTAACCGTTTACtcatttttgttgtgttttcgaAACAATGGTCAGCTGTATGGAGCATCTCTAAAACGTATGCAATATTTACAAAGGGTGTTTGCCAGGCAGTCATATAAGAATAGCGACACCGCGTGGGCAGATGATACATGAACTCCGCACTGCAATAGATCATCTCCCATCAAATCTAAACCAGGAAGTTTGAGGTTATTAGAAACAGACTCCACCAATGTCTATTTTGAAGGATTTGACTAGTCATTTTTCCATTGGCTCAGATTTAACGTATTAATCATCTTTCTTTTTATACCTTCAGAGCAGACCAAAGCACCAGAAGTAAAACCAATACTTCCAACCTTAAATGGATGTGGAGTAAAGTGGATACCAAAGCTCGTGGTACATTCCATTCTGTATATATGTCCATTGTTTCTTCTATCTACAACATATTTAAAAGGCTCAGTATATCAGCAGGCCATGCTTTGATGCAAGGACTTAACACATGCATTA
The DNA window shown above is from Gadus chalcogrammus isolate NIFS_2021 chromosome 10, NIFS_Gcha_1.0, whole genome shotgun sequence and carries:
- the slu7 gene encoding pre-mRNA-splicing factor SLU7; translation: MTEEGPSQAGQDAMLGLDEPKKMTREDWRKKKELEEQRKLGNAPAEVDEEGKDINPHIPQYISSVPWYIDPSKRPTLKHQRPQEEEEDYVSSIGQWYKRGVDEKPISTKFRKGSCENCGAVTHKKKDCLERPRKVGAKFTGSGMAPDEHSQLNLALDYDGKRDRWNGYDPEDHHRIVEEYSKVDQAKRTLKAQKLQDELASGKLDQEREHDSEDEDEDKYADDIDMPGQNFDSKRRITVRNLRIREDIAKYLRNLDPNSAYYDPKTRAMRENPYYNTGMNPDEVGFAGDNFVRYSGDTITMAQTQLFAWEAYEKGSEVHLQADPTKLELLHQSFKVKKEDFKEKQKDTILERYGGEEHLDAPPRELLLAQTEDYVEYSRHGAVIKGLDKAIARSKYEEDVTINNHAFIWGSYWRDGYWGFKCCHSMVKQSYCTGAAGIHTASTSACVPFDDGLQEDEEEEQPKTLLEMHQEKMKEKKKKKKNKKNKKHGSDSESDDEAKKKEKLIKALDAECQRLKRVDEIMLLDERKRPYSSLHEVKQPTEEEMEAFRMKRGREDDPMFAFLHPPS